The Rhopalosiphum maidis isolate BTI-1 chromosome 2, ASM367621v3, whole genome shotgun sequence genome segment AGAAATAAGAGAATacgaacaataaataaaatgcagtcatagaagttaaaattattcttaattagtctaattagttaataggtagttattagattataatatattaaatgtttggtACCTATCGGCtatcattattaaagaataatatcatggacatataataaattaatataagtattaagtaggaACATCAAATACATATCATCTAACAACTAATTAACTATGGTAAATGGATCTTAACTGGGACCATAGAATAATACCACAGATGATTCTGTGATAATACTCTGTGGCTGGGAtcacgattaaaaatatacaggtTGCACATCAACTACTGCTAAGGTGATATACGAAATGattattgcaataaataaaGTGTAGCGCTCCGAGCGGAAATAttccatattataaatgttttatttgaacaattaataattatcaatgatgataattgaataatatttcataatattattataaaaataattaataaacagtaaataacgacaatttattgtaaaatgaccattcaatcatattttatttctatgttaGATTTAAATGTTGTCACATGGGCgctaatagttatttttttcagctgTTGTATATAGTCACTTTGTAAATCAATCTGAGAGCCGTTTATTATGGGGCGATATGCAACCTGTATATCTTTAATCGTTGACTGGGACGCTAGGTTGCTTCGTTATCTGATAATAATGGTATCTCAGATAATCTTAGTTCATGCATAGaccttatactaatatacctaacctaacctaacataACCTTGGTATAAGGTCTATAAGTTCAAGTATCTAACACGGctgtgaataaataatattatctactctAAGCGTGGGGTAGTTCTTCACTTGTGATAATAGCACAGATTAAATCTCCTAAGAGCCAATGAAATAGGAGGGAGATATAAATATCACATTCcagttttgtacttttaaattttatttatttattttaaaattcaaattttattataaaattattaaacgatttaaaaatttaaaaaaatattcttatgagTTTTCTTATGGGTTAGGAAAACCGTAAAAGGTTGGACGACTGgggtaaaatactaaattaaatatttatgatttttcaatTGAAGTCTTGAGATTTCTAGTACTTAGTTTTGTATTCTTACCCGTAGTTTTAGAAGATAAGACCGTTACGCTACGCTATAgctgtaaattttaatacaaaatactaaatagattaaatttaatgggccaaggtttttttaaatcgaataTCAACATTTTGGACCGTATACATAACTCTTATGTGTTGTACACACTGTAACGTTTATCAACCGCCGGCAttcaattgttaattattttttatgcaatacCCACCTAATTCCATTGAGGATATGACATAAACTTGTGAAACGATTAAAAAGAATTGTCTGGATTTTTGTCTTTTGGTTCTAGACTTTAGCAGGTCTAATTTCAGCTACAACTacgttaataaatgtattagtgactatatactatataatgacTAATAAGGAAtagtatttctttatttaaagatCTTTTCCAATCTGTTTTGTCTAGACGTTTTTACTGTTTACATTCTATCCCAAAttctaattgaatattaatcaattttcaatcatgtcgatgcgttaaaaaaataaaaactgaggAGTAAtagagataaaattatttcttagtgCACAaagataattttcaatttttttttttataaacattctgTTTGCAATACAACGAAATTTAAAGTTCTCTTAGCGAAATAGTTTTAGTGAATTGTGTTGACCACTTATCCAGTCACTCAGTGCGATGGGTCGTAGGAAAAGTAAAAGAAAGCCGCCCGCGAAAAGGAAAGCCATAGAACCTCTAGACACACAGTTCAACTGTCCGTTTTGCAATCACGAAAAATCTTGCGAAGTcaaaatgtaagtattatcattaatcGTCAATTGGTTCTAAGGTGTGTgggaattaaaaacttaattattattatgagttgtcatacatattgtaatttagTGCAATCTGAATCTGTTTTTACCAAACATTTATATTCgtacacaattttaaactaataactttttttattgtacaggGACAAAAGTCGAAACGTGGGAAAAGTGTATTGTCGTGTTTGCCTTGAGTCGTTTCAAACGACTACAAGCTTTTTATCAGAACCAGTCGACATATATAATGATTGGGTAGACGCTTGTGAAGCAGCTAATTGATGATGGGTGGCTACAGAAACAAGAGTaaggtaattatattttaatgataaaaaccattaagtttttataatttattgcagtGAAAACTCTCTATTATAAATTCGAAAGAACCAAGAGATTTCTTTCGCTATAGAGTTTTGTAATAGAggatataaaaagtataataagtataggtTATAAATCAAACCAAtcattataatgtgttatttacGTTACATAGATTTTTTCGTTGTAACAAGTTTCTTTACAGAATtttcactgtataatatataatcaagaCATATATgtcatcttttattttttctgtattacctattatatatgattacatatttaaacttaaaataaataattatcttttggcctgtaaaaatacatgtgcaaaatgtattatattttatctctaACTCCATGTATTATTACTGGattattgataacaatatatatttcatatttaataatattatggaagttattaaatacttataaagcaTTCTGGTTAATATGtctgtattgtataattgttatcAAGTTTTGGaacagaaaatttttttataactaaatctATATAACTTGTATTTATAACACATCTCATCAGTCATCACCATATTAAAGtactttttatctttttttcagataaaacaataaatggaAACTAagccaaaaacattttttattctaacatattagtttttgtttcttataattattgttgtagtcACCCTATacgattcataaaaatataaaatattatatttttattttaaatacctacatgattttatttttattgtggttatttttatctacttttattcatagattataaaaaaaatacagattttaagaatttaattaataaaacttgacttgatattttattaatttgtttttgtaaaaaaaaaaaaactttatttttatctgtagtaattttttattcattgtagtatttttttaatttctaataccattgtctttttaaattacatattttaaataatcttttcAAGTACAACCGTAGTTGtagtttattattctttttaactaTCAAactgtcatattatttttaatagtctgaaaaatggtaatttaacaatgtgtttgtatataaagaaaaaaaagttaggaCTATAGgagtaaatatgaaaataatactttattacaaaaaataaaaatatatgataattaagttaaatatgcagtagacatttatataaatactgaaaaactgaatataatattttaactgaacCAGTGGCTACCCATACACTCCCTTGTCCATTCTGTTTGACACAACCAACACCATGGAAATGAACATCGAGTACATACCATGTGCATACAACctccttaaaaataataaagtaaacaataagacatataaaatactcaataataattaccatctCGCTCAGTGGCCGTACGGCATTTTGGACAAGGTTTTGTAGATACTTTGATCTTGACTTTACTTGCATCATCCCATTTAgactaaaatgtttacaacataatttaatttttattacgtatatcCAAGTtggaataacaaaataactagtAGTGCACAAAAAGGCATTGtcaaaaaaactttttcaagCATAACTGAATGAATGTCTTTACTAGTCTCAGAGTAATCAAAAACCAACTGCACAAAAACAGACCAAGTCCCGGTTTTTTTTATCCCAGTCCAAGtacatattagataatattattaataatcaatatttcatACCTGTGACACTAATTTAGGGTCAACTGAATAACCAGCTATATCAATAACTAATTGCTCTTCTCTTGGTAAACATTCACCAATGTGATAACCTTGGAGACATTTCTTACAAAACACatactaaaaattagaaaataatttgcttTAGAATcttttcgaaataaaaattcttttaaacaGTATTACCCCACATCCATTAATACACGATACTTTGTCACAATCATCATCAACAAGTATACCTGCACCGCAATTAGGTTGAGGACATAACACACCACCattattaagtacatattCTTCAGTTGCAAacctttcatacatttcaaactaataaatatgtaaaaactgtagaaattaatataacataataacagcgtatttatattttatggatgTCAATGGCTAAACTACAAATATAGTAGAAGTTaatgatttgttattttttatttaatataataccgtaaaaaatataacattattattaattatagatacatGACTGTTTGGATATTATCAAACAAGATTAACTCTCATACTTAATGATACTTACATGATCTTTACTtaacactttaaaatgatagggTTGGTTAATTAAACTGTTAAGGCAACCAGCTGGACATGGTAATGTGTAACCaagattataatcaaaaatgaatCTTCTTTCTCGTAGTCGGCTAACTGCATATTCACAAAAACATTCTAAGCAGGTTACATGTCCATCATCACATGGATATACAAATACTTttgatctataaaaatatatattgggacataaccataaaaatattaaagtaatattacattattacctaACATCAGTACAAGCTAGACATTGGATATCATGTAAGTTATTTCTAATCAAATGTAGTGCAATTGCTTCATCATTTTCACCTTTGGTAACATGTTCAgaacatttgaaataaaattctgACCATCCAACCTCTCCATCCTTAGAAAAATGAAcaattacaaaacaattacaaaataataacaaatcaatggcatcaaattaaatttgaaaatacataCTGTACATTGATTTATCTCACAATGTCCAGTAATTCTTTTAGGTTTGAGCACATCATTCCAGTTTTTTGGATCACCGTCAACGGTAAATGCACCACTCTTACATTTGAAGCATCTTACACGGATTTTGCCAACAGTTGTATTGGCACAAGGTGACGTGCagtatacataaaagtttACAGCTGCACGTTTTGTGTCATCAAATTCTTCGTCTTCTTCGATACATGTGGAAACACGTGGCTTGCGTTCAAATGACCTATGTCTCGACTTAACAGCATGTAACACAGTCTGTTCTGCTAGATTATATTCTTCCAATAATTCTGAGTCTTGCAATTCTTTGCcggcaaatataattatcaactaTGAGCAATAGCATAATCCgtgagttaaataaaaaaataggatATGCATAACGCATAGATTATCAATAACTAATGAGTAAGCAAGCAAACCTCTTCAGGAGTCATTCCCAACTTGGGGGCGACAAACTCTTTGATGTCTCGGACTTCCCATTTCGGATCCAGTCCCACAGGTACAACAGTACCGGTATTAGTCTTAACAAATATCAATAGCGAATTCGTGATGCGCCTGGCGAATATCGTGTCTAGAATTCGACGAATGAAATTCAACAAGCAATCCAACAAATACATCATGCACTCGGTTTACAAACAGTTGAAAAacactttaattttatcatcattgatatttattatctttatacaaaataacgtagaacataaataataaacatgttcGTTGTAaatcatacatataaatttaatttaaaaattaatataattaatttatatgtctgatgtaaatagtaaatacctaacatccttatttcttaaaaattgcgAATTGGTTGTTATCATAATTCAGTTTTTAAGCAGTCAAACCGCGGGGTCACGCGATAACAGACATGTGGAGGTTATTTTTTCCTGGGGATTTTTATTCCGGGATTCGTGACAAtggtatgtgtgtgtgtatatacactTTAGatcatattctatataatatgatctaaGGTGTACACCGTACACGGTAAGTgtagttaataaaatgataatatttatttcttctttaatttgttataatttgtaaacgaataactgtaaaacatgaaaatttaattatgttattttttataatcattttttatacctataatgtaaaattttcaaaagatattgactttttgaattatttaattatttttttattatttttttttagataattcaacaattgaaaatgttctatttttttttataaattacgataaaaatttattgaatgattaaaaatgttaaaaaatgtaatgcaaGATTCCTAATCCTAATAAACAgagaattaaaatttcattagtAATCGAAAAAACTAAAAGTGAGTCGTTGATCGTTATCGTTAGAACTAGGATTTCTATtcagtaaaaaattgtaaaatatgcattttatttacaaaaatatgcaaaaacaatttttttttatattagttaatattgttacatgctattgttaaattttcaaatgtgaACGACCGTTGATTAAATTGAAGATTTATATTGACTAAAACTCCTTTCTACATCACACAATGTTGTTAGAGTATATTTATGACGTGCTTTGTACGTTGTACcggatttaaagtaatattaacatCTTTTTCTTCCGTTTTATATTCaccattacacatttttagaaatttattgaatcccttattcttttttagtattaaatccATTTTAGTTTAGACAGGTACTATGTAGTATATTTACGATAATTCGAcaaataaaccaataattattgacgtacaataataccatttaaaattaacaagatTCTCAAAAGTTTACATATaccatatatacaatatatgcattatgttcaaaatatgcaaaaaaaaaattgtactaatTAATCGAGAATAAGCCAAATCGTGGACATATGTGTTTTCGGTAGTTTTATCTTAGTTACCATAATGGTTGgtattttggtaattaaaacatttacgtattataaaataatattcgtattaatatagctaataggtatatctatattatagtaataatagtgtattttaaattcatgacTATAAGTCttcttttatttgaaataaatagaaaaatactataaatgaaacaaatatagaaatatttaaagaagaaACTAGAGAGTAAAGAATtcgattatatttgtattttgtattagcattatgtttgaaaaattattcaactaaatttttattcgaataattatttaaataatatttttccgaACTctgaaatatagtttaaattaagtatccacagtaatattttgaattacaacaaaataacaaaatcataaatatcgtattatcataaatcaattttactattataataaattaaaccactaacttattttaacttcaataaatcatttttaatcaatcaataggcggtattattattacattaggtACTAACCTACCTATATAGGCTACAGCATatgcagtatatattatttaaattttcacaaatGGCTGAatgtatgattaaatttatataagaatttataataattatgatttatactcATTATCGACTAACATGAGAAATAATATCAGAAAAACAATACCAataagctatattattatgtaagtaatacaataaaataactatagtactatatagttaataaaaaataaaaataatttatatttgtgctAAAACCTatagtttatgatatataattaataatttcctcGTGTATAATTTGGAAATGTTAATGCTTCTTATAGATCCAGAATATTTCaagaactaaattatataatttcccAAACGCTGTTAAGTGTTtggaaatagatttttttgaatacttaagTCTTGAATCACATaagcatatttaattatttttcaacattttgtcTTAATCTATACATAAGAATCATAAgatgcacattttttttttattacctagctattatttttgaaacgaTTCTTGCGTggagtggagtggtacgggTTACCctgcaaaatgtttgtccactactccccttgtctaaactttaaatatgtataactcattaactactccccctaaattcgatttttatgtatcaaaatactcagaaaattattctgctttggattatgaaattaaaactctatgttgtcattcaaaaaagtaaataacttaaaaaaatataaggataaaaatatttaaaaatataattttttaatgaaaacgttgttttttttaacaacttaaaactatgtaaaaagatgttttcaaaaacatgaatactttttgaaataatgagtgttttataataaaagaattactctgtatattgtatttccaaattaatataattttatatattttgttttattcgacAGACGATAAAACAAATCACTAGGTATTGGACAGTGTTCcaacttataattttgattttcgtataaaatatacaaacacatttataatataaaaattattatgtgttatacttcttgttttttaagaatataatttatgaaaatgaaactACAAAATGTTGATGTTTGCAATAATGTTTGAGGAGGCTTGGTGGGCTTTTGAGGGGCTAAGCCCCCTCAAGCCCCGCCCTCCCCCGATTTCTGCCAATAGTCGTTTCTCTAGATTGAATCTTAAGGATGTGGGAatctaaatgtaatttaaagtgACAGTTGggtagataatatattgttttaatgtaaacGTTGCGCGGATTAGCTATTTTGGTTGATTTTAATTTGCCATTTATTGTTGCACCAATTACCTCTAGTACATAAGTTTAAGATGATTTTGTAGTTTAGATGAATTTTCACCAATCAGGGACGTACGCAGAAAAAAGTTTTGGGGggtgttttttgaaaattagttattgaaaagtagaacttttttaaataaatatatacaaaaaatttttaatgaaaattaggtatacttaaaatacttttaaatacaaacattaatataacaaaattaatattaaaattgaataagtaaatCCAAGTATTTTGGGGGGTGTTTGAACACTCAAAACACCCCCCTGTGTACGTTCCTGTTACCAATAGACATGATAATTGTATGCTAGCTGGTAATCTTCCACAATAATTTGCCGCGTAATGGGCTAGTCAACTTTCAGcagtaaacaattttgaaaaatagtgAAGATAAAATATCACTTTGTGGGACGCCAgtattactttttgaaatttctGAAGTATGTATAACAACCAGTCGAGTACGATTTGATTAAGAGGAATAAGGAGGAAGGAATTGctcgaattaaaaaattaatccttCGTGCCAGACCCAGTCGAAAGCTTGGAAGACATCTAGTCATCTAGAAATGAAAGGCACAGTGTCAAGTGCAGTAAAGATTCTTTTCACATGGCATAGAAATAGCGTCGATGATTCTATGAGCTTTGTATATATCGTTCTATGAGAGGCCAGGAAACCTAAataggatattattattgacaaactgataagattattttaagaattagtCTTTCTAGTACTTTGGATaggtaaaattgtaaacaaatcGGTATGTGCGAGGATTGACACCTATCAATTTGTATGTCGggctttcaaataatattatttttcaaacaaaatattttcaaaatgaattTTGACCGAACTgtttaatcttaaatttatgatgattaatgaaaaatgaataattaatctatttatgtattatatgctactataataattaatagggtCGATAATCCCGAACTCGTAGTTCGTACGTTACGTTACATTAATGCAttagtatagatattatattatacacaatacacacgTAGGTGttagttgataaaaaatagcaaataggcattaaacttaaaaaataccaataaattatatataaaagaagTCTTAAGTGTTAAACAGTAAACACTATTCAATGAgcaaatagataattaataagtaattattaaattcgatGTTTTCCAAAACGATCACAACCATAGACATATCAACTAGTTAAATTGTCTATGATCACAACTcacaagtaataataactcaCCTTGTTGACGTGGTTACACTGTAACCTTGGTTTTATCATTGACAACTCGGAAAATTTTCCATAGATAATGGTTTATCACGATCAACACTGAACGGTCCGAACGGTGAATATCAACAAAACTGCGGTTTTTTCGTTGCAACGAAACcgtgatttataatttcaatttatatgtttttttattttagtctgTGCTCAAATGTCGCAATGAAAGTTGGCTAATCGGACGGCCGttatatcttttaatattatttgagaaaaaaaaatgagcaaCTTTTTAGTTTACAGAACGCTGTTAATAAAATTCGCTTTTTCGtcattactaatttttatgcaCTTCCTGTATGCGTTATATTCGTGGTTCATCGACCAGACGATATTCAAACAGCCAGATCCTTGGCAAAATCGTTCCGTCAACGGATACAAGAAGTATCGATTGAAAAAGTTGCCAAACCATCTCGTAGTGTCTGTGTGCCAGGAGGAGGTGTTCTATGAATATTTGGCCAAGTTGCTAGCATGGGCGTTGTTCCTAGAAGTACCCGTCGTTAGCTTTTACCATAATGAAAAcggtatcatattaaattatacattttaattttttttataatcgtgATTATTATGTCAATGATGTTGCTaatgttgttaattatttaaaagtattggtATCCATTTACTTTTTGTgaattatatatctaataatgttttaaatactttcttttaaaaagtatttgagtacattttaaattctaatcacTATATTGAACTTtccttcaaatatttttttttgttaagaattgtaaaaatatatttataaaaatttaaatatcaccataaaatttttatgtaatttacataatatgcctacatttttgaaatgtaaaaatgttatacaatttattaatacaatgaaatatattaatttaaatttatcttaaataataaaacttttcaattaaatttgaatatagatattaataaaaataataaatagtttatagatgttagataaaaatataagtataaatcaaGTTTCTATGAAGTAGGTActacaattgttatttttctatattaaataatttaaatttatttgtaagcattttttttttactgatatttaaaattagaaaatgtatgatgaaaaagcattatttaaattgtttcctaatttttatagataaaattaaaataaaaattattttaatacaacattgaccaacatatatgtatatatatatatggcacTGCTAGCTCTATCAAgaacaacatttttcattaataatattctattaatgaataaaaattttgtattcacCCTCCAATCAATTTTAATCTTAGATCTGTCTCTAGCACCATATACACAGATAAGTCTGTGTGACATATGCATGGTTATGATTTATTACGTTATatcatattgaaatttttgatttgtttctTTAGGTATATCTCcagaagaattattttttgcgTTCAGAGATCAGTACAGTAgcttattaaaagaaattaattggGGATTAGAATTCAatgataacataaaatttgaatcaaaaaaatgtattaatggtaaatatttcttatttattgaataatgtcttattgacgtatattaca includes the following:
- the LOC113554167 gene encoding dehydrodolichyl diphosphate synthase complex subunit nus1, producing the protein MSNFLVYRTLLIKFAFSSLLIFMHFLYALYSWFIDQTIFKQPDPWQNRSVNGYKKYRLKKLPNHLVVSVCQEEVFYEYLAKLLAWALFLEVPVVSFYHNENGISPEELFFAFRDQYSSLLKEINWGLEFNDNIKFESKKCINGYKWEPRIEVNILTSKHSKLQLVNALRTVCSTEEEFSDTLVEFAINKTFPMVEPDLVVICGKSCTTFGLLPWHTRVTEFLTLKTHYKVTFLKFYKLLEQYSRNEQRFGK
- the LOC113553168 gene encoding E3 ubiquitin-protein ligase parkin, with the protein product MMYLLDCLLNFIRRILDTIFARRITNSLLIFVKTNTGTVVPVGLDPKWEVRDIKEFVAPKLGMTPEELIIIFAGKELQDSELLEEYNLAEQTVLHAVKSRHRSFERKPRVSTCIEEDEEFDDTKRAAVNFYVYCTSPCANTTVGKIRVRCFKCKSGAFTVDGDPKNWNDVLKPKRITGHCEINQCTDGEVGWSEFYFKCSEHVTKGENDEAIALHLIRNNLHDIQCLACTDVRSKVFVYPCDDGHVTCLECFCEYAVSRLRERRFIFDYNLGYTLPCPAGCLNSLINQPYHFKVLSKDHFEMYERFATEEYVLNNGGVLCPQPNCGAGILVDDDCDKVSCINGCGYVFCKKCLQGYHIGECLPREEQLVIDIAGYSVDPKLVSQSKWDDASKVKIKVSTKPCPKCRTATERDGGCMHMVCTRCSFPWCWLCQTEWTRECMGSHWFS
- the LOC113553661 gene encoding transcription elongation factor 1 homolog; protein product: MGRRKSKRKPPAKRKAIEPLDTQFNCPFCNHEKSCEVKMDKSRNVGKVYCRVCLESFQTTTSFLSEPVDIYNDWVDACEAAN